Proteins encoded by one window of Candidatus Zixiibacteriota bacterium:
- a CDS encoding BatA domain-containing protein: protein MSIFFLYPVYLFGLLAAAVPLLIHLLNRRRLKRLRFPAVRFVALSQRRVARSYRLRHWLLLALRTAAVALLALLLANPVFQIGAGLFAGGGPLSLVVVVDNSLSMKWSGGGAGFRRAKDAARTLLSALGEGDRAAVFSTAVSADAPLRLKSERDALLRDLEAIELSDGSADLAAALGKAYELLAEPAGHKEIRLITDLALTGWDDFTIAALKQYDPAVPITILRVGGSRPPVNAAVREVRAGGERGIGAGVPLRLEAVLANFGDGAVKDLLVQLSIDGKAREQRLASLAPKSESTVVFQTALERAGSHYGTLTLKAEGLAGQTEHHFGLLAEDRLRVLLVDGEPQTSLVQSETFFLSRALHPGGDAGASLFVPVVTIADALAGTSLENYQVVVLANVATLPEAFAARLREFVRRGGGLLIFGGEHLSADDYNARLLRVPPALLPGSIAGKKSGPETAADGIARVEATHPALAPLADPVLLDSIRSTRVWGYTRLERGGGTALISLASGEPLLTEHRVGRGRVMFLGTSADRDWSDLPLKTAYLPLVQSLASYLAGGRRGSVDTGIAVGEEKRIDLPPSMVGRTIRVVGPGDREGTAEIVANRDRAVASYRGNERAGIYRIVLPADREKPPGLPELYAVNSPFLESRLDPIGEAELRAKLAPVRAEVIPVESVEEGGARTDLAFPLLISLIATLLLEGWIAQRL, encoded by the coding sequence ATGTCGATCTTCTTCCTGTACCCGGTCTACCTCTTCGGATTGCTCGCGGCGGCCGTGCCGCTGCTTATTCATCTGCTCAACCGCCGCAGGCTCAAGCGTCTCCGCTTTCCCGCTGTCCGCTTCGTCGCGCTGTCGCAACGGCGCGTGGCGCGCAGCTATCGGCTGCGCCACTGGCTGCTCCTGGCGCTGCGCACCGCCGCGGTGGCGCTGCTCGCGCTGCTCCTCGCCAACCCGGTCTTTCAGATCGGCGCCGGTCTGTTCGCCGGCGGGGGGCCCCTCTCCCTGGTCGTCGTCGTCGACAACTCGCTCAGCATGAAGTGGAGCGGCGGTGGCGCCGGCTTCCGGCGGGCGAAGGATGCCGCCCGGACCTTGCTGAGCGCGCTCGGCGAAGGGGACCGCGCGGCGGTCTTTTCCACCGCGGTTTCCGCCGACGCGCCGCTGCGCCTCAAGAGCGAGCGCGACGCGCTGTTGCGCGACCTGGAGGCGATCGAGCTCTCCGACGGCTCGGCCGATCTCGCGGCGGCTCTCGGCAAGGCGTACGAGCTGCTCGCCGAGCCCGCCGGTCACAAGGAGATCCGCCTGATCACCGACCTGGCGCTCACCGGGTGGGACGACTTCACGATCGCCGCGTTGAAACAGTACGATCCGGCGGTCCCGATCACGATTCTGCGCGTGGGCGGGAGCCGGCCGCCCGTGAACGCGGCCGTCAGGGAGGTCCGCGCCGGCGGCGAGCGAGGGATAGGCGCCGGAGTGCCGCTCCGTCTCGAAGCCGTGCTGGCGAACTTCGGCGATGGCGCGGTCAAGGATCTGCTCGTGCAGCTGAGCATCGACGGAAAGGCGAGAGAGCAGCGGCTCGCATCGCTTGCTCCGAAATCGGAATCGACGGTGGTCTTTCAGACGGCGCTCGAGCGCGCGGGCTCCCACTACGGAACGCTGACCCTGAAGGCCGAGGGGCTGGCCGGCCAGACCGAGCACCATTTCGGCTTGCTGGCCGAGGACCGGCTCCGCGTGCTCCTGGTCGACGGCGAGCCGCAGACCTCGCTGGTGCAGAGCGAGACGTTTTTTCTCAGCCGGGCGCTCCACCCCGGGGGCGACGCCGGCGCTTCGCTTTTCGTTCCCGTGGTGACGATCGCCGACGCGCTCGCCGGGACCTCGCTCGAGAACTATCAGGTCGTCGTCCTCGCCAACGTCGCAACCCTTCCGGAGGCGTTCGCCGCCCGCTTGCGCGAGTTCGTACGCCGCGGCGGCGGCTTGCTGATCTTCGGCGGCGAGCACCTGAGCGCCGACGACTACAACGCCAGGCTGCTCCGCGTCCCCCCGGCGCTCCTCCCGGGCTCGATCGCCGGCAAGAAGAGCGGGCCCGAAACCGCAGCGGACGGGATCGCGCGCGTGGAGGCGACGCACCCCGCGCTGGCGCCGCTCGCCGATCCTGTCCTGCTCGACTCGATCCGATCGACGAGGGTGTGGGGCTACACCCGCCTGGAGCGAGGCGGGGGAACCGCACTGATCTCGCTCGCCAGCGGAGAACCGTTGCTGACGGAGCACCGGGTCGGCCGGGGCCGGGTGATGTTTCTTGGCACGAGCGCGGACCGCGACTGGAGCGATCTCCCGCTCAAGACCGCGTACCTCCCGCTCGTCCAGTCACTGGCTTCCTACCTCGCGGGGGGAAGGCGCGGTTCGGTCGATACGGGGATCGCCGTGGGTGAGGAGAAGCGGATCGACTTGCCGCCGAGCATGGTGGGACGAACCATCCGGGTGGTCGGGCCCGGCGATCGTGAAGGGACGGCCGAGATCGTCGCAAACAGGGATCGCGCGGTCGCGTCATACCGCGGCAACGAACGGGCCGGGATCTACCGGATCGTCCTGCCGGCGGATCGCGAGAAGCCGCCCGGCCTGCCCGAGCTTTACGCCGTCAACTCCCCTTTCCTCGAATCCCGGCTCGATCCGATCGGGGAAGCGGAGCTCCGCGCCAAGCTCGCCCCGGTTCGGGCGGAGGTAATTCCGGTCGAATCCGTCGAGGAAGGCGGCGCGCGCACCGACCTCGCGTTTCCGCTGCTCATCTCGTTGATCGCCACCTTGCTGTTGGAGGGATGGATCGCGCAGCGTCTCTAG
- a CDS encoding DUF4159 domain-containing protein, with protein sequence MRRRDFLRLAWGCLLAAALPRPARASHPRDKRFPFVFAQVRYRGGDWNPHPLCVGPLMEELMLRTSVEASPVRHEVTLADPDLFEYPFLYMAGRYEFEPFTEGEIETLRRFLSYGGFLLVDDALGQRGYGFDKSVRREFQRVFPGNELKRLPSGHAVLRSYYLMRRIGGVRIANPALEGITVGSATPVIYCQNDLGGAWERDQLGKWTNVCTPGGEEQRRDAFHLGINIILYAMTENYKEDLIHVPFIRRRLTR encoded by the coding sequence ATGAGGAGACGGGATTTCCTGCGGCTCGCTTGGGGCTGCTTGCTGGCAGCGGCGCTGCCGCGCCCGGCGCGGGCGAGTCATCCCCGCGACAAGCGCTTTCCGTTCGTCTTCGCCCAGGTCCGCTACCGGGGCGGCGACTGGAACCCCCATCCCCTGTGCGTCGGCCCGCTGATGGAGGAGCTGATGCTGCGCACGAGCGTGGAGGCGTCTCCGGTCCGGCACGAGGTGACCCTGGCGGACCCCGATCTGTTCGAATACCCGTTCCTCTATATGGCCGGAAGGTACGAGTTCGAGCCGTTCACCGAGGGAGAGATCGAGACGCTGCGCCGTTTCCTCTCTTACGGCGGCTTCCTGCTTGTCGACGACGCGCTGGGGCAACGCGGCTACGGCTTCGACAAGAGCGTCCGCCGCGAGTTCCAGCGGGTTTTCCCGGGAAACGAGCTCAAGCGGCTCCCGTCTGGCCACGCGGTGCTGCGCAGCTATTATCTGATGCGCCGGATCGGCGGCGTCCGGATTGCCAATCCCGCGCTCGAGGGGATCACGGTCGGCAGCGCCACGCCGGTCATCTATTGCCAGAACGACCTCGGCGGCGCGTGGGAGCGCGATCAGCTCGGAAAGTGGACCAACGTCTGCACCCCCGGCGGGGAAGAGCAGAGACGCGACGCCTTCCACCTCGGGATCAACATCATCCTGTACGCGATGACCGAAAACTACAAGGAAGACCTCATCCACGTTCCGTTCATCCGCAGGCGCCTCACCCGCTGA